ACGGCCAGGTGGACCTCGGTGGTCAACCCTCCCCGTGAGCGGCCGATGGCTCGCCGGTTTGTCCCTGCGGGTTCCCCTTTTGCGGGCGCCGACCGCGTGCTGGTGGGCGCGGACGATGCTGGAGTCCAACCCTGACGGTCCAGTCGATACGGCCCGCAGAGTCGTCATGGACCTGCACGTAACGCAGGAGCCGGTCGAAGATGCCGCCACCGACCAGCGCCGGTACCGCTCATAGACGCTCTTCCAGTGGCCATACCGCTCGGGCAGATCCCGCCACGATGCACCCGGTCGCCAACTTGCACAAGCTCCCGATCCAACATCGATGATCGATCCACCGGCCACTACGGGCGGACGAGCAGGGAGAAGAGGATCAATCCGCACCCAGGCGGCATCAGTCAACTCATGACGACCAATCACGCCACCATCACACGCCGAAGTACTGATCGACCTCGGCCAGCCGAGTCCGTAAGACACGACCTAGCGATGATAAGTGGACACAACCAGCATCCAAATGGCGAACACGCCAGCGTATGTCGCCGCGCCGTTACGGACCATCTCCGCCGGTTTGGCCCCAATCTTCCAGGTAACCAGGCACGCAAAGAGGGCGGCATTCAGTGATGCCGAGAGGCCGAGCAAGAGCAGGAGGATGTCCAACGACCTCATATGACTTCCTCTTTTCCCTGCCTCCGAAGGGCCTCGTAGTTGATCTCGAACAGCGGGTCCGTGAGAAGCGGGAACAAAGTGAGCTCCCGAACTATGCGCAATCTCCCGGCACTGTTGACATGCATGATCGTCCACTCAGGGGTATTTAGGCTGGTCAGCGACCGACTTGGCCAGTCACTCCACCCCGCAGAAAAAAAGGGACCTGGTGAGAGGTGCCATGGGCGATAGTTTGTGAGCGATCTGTCAAGAGACATTCCGATCACGAGGCAATCCGGATCTGTGATCAGTTTGTCCAGGCGCGGCCAGAACATAGAGGGCGCGATCCGAGTCAGGCCAGGTCCATCCGTCCTGGTGAAATCTACAGCTCTTTCGTAGAGATCCCGCGCCTCGGCGAGGGGAACCTCGAAGGCCCTCTGAACCTCGCGAACACGACGCTGCACTCGACGGGATGACCGACTGCTTGAACTCATGACGTCCTCTAGCAGCCCTACGCGCCGCTGGACGGCATGGACAGGACACCCACTGCGCGTCGTCATAAGAAGGGCCGCTGCGTCTTCGGCGTACTAGGTGCGTAGGTCCGTAGCACTCAGACTGGCGGGCGCATCCGCCAGTCAGAAGCTTACTTCGTTGCCAGCCCCTGTGTCCCGAGTTTTCAGGAGTCTTCTGGCCTAACCAGGCAGTGCCGGGCGACTTGTCGGCCTTCGCTGCCACCGCTTCCTTCGTCACCGACTGGTACATGAGGACGATCCACCGGACAGGGCCTGGCCCCGCAAAGAACAACGCAACAGCCGGCATCGATTGTGTTGGCCGTGGGAGTCAGTTCTCCGGTGCTCACGAGATCGGGGCTGTCGGCGTACAGCTCAGCTGAGCCTCGCTGAAGCAACTCGGTGAAGTCGTTTAGCAGGCTCACCCTCGCTCATCGCCTTCGGTGGCCGGCATAGGATCGTCACGTTCGCGCTCGTTGTCCTCACCGAGGATCCCGGCGTCGACGATCTCGACCATGACGACGTCCTCACGAGAGTCTGCATCGGTGGTAACCAAGTCTGGTTCCGCTTCAATCCCGTAGCGCTCACGTAGAAAGCGCTCGCGGTACAGATGCTCCGCGTCATCTGTAATACGCTTTAGGAATATCGTGTTTGCCCCGGCACCGAACGCGATACCTATGACCGGTAACACTTGTCCCAGCTTCTTCTTCGTGAGGGTGAATCCGAAGCGTGCGAAGACCTTCTGCACCACCTTGATCACGACGTTATGGTTCAGTTGCTCCCATGTCGCACGGCGGGCGAGCGCTTGGACAAGCTTGTTGATTTTCGCGTAGGCAGCGACCTTTCCGGCCTCTCCATCGGCGATCAACTCGCCGAGCAGGACTACACCATTGCAGGATCCATTTCTACCGGCAAGTTGAGGGCAGGAAGTAGTACCGGAAGCAAGCCGGTGAGATCTTAGGGACCACGACGACGCACCTCTCCAATCCGACCTCAAGGCAGCCTTACACAGGCTTCCATATTGTCAAGAAAGGACGGATCGTAAAGGTCGTCGACATGGTCGCTGTTCCAGAGTCCTGAGGTTGCAACCTTCTCGTTTTTTGCGCACAATCCGAGCCAGCTAGGAGTGGTTCGGTGAATGCCACCGGTTCGCTGAGAGAGGAGGGCAATCGAGTTGGCCCGTATGGATTTACGTTGCTCACGATCGGGCACTTCCAACCAGAGTAGCGGCATCGTGGCGATGTGGTCGCTTACCGCCTCCTCAAGGTGGTGCTCGGCTACTCGCTGCGGAGGACTCACTTCCTTCTGTCCCCAGGACTCAGCTACCTCGGCCAGCCAGTGACCGGTCTGTAGCAGTGCGCTGCCCACGTGTTGGCGAAAGATCGAGCCACGATGATTACCCACCCCAGCTTTCGCCCCGTCCACCGGTCCTCGATGTTGGGCGAGCCTGGTCCAGAAGTTCGCCTGGGAGGTGGCTCTCAAGGCGTGGCTCCCTACGCGCACCACCCGGAGCCGATCTCCTCCCGCTCGGACCTGGCCATTTTCGAGGAAGAACTCGACGCCATACTGCGGCCATCCGGTTTCCTGGGTGCAATCCCGGAGCAGTCGTGGTCCGCCCAGCCGCTCGGCCAGCTCATCGAGCAATCCGTAAAATCGATCGGTGTCGGCTCGGCGATCGTCTCGCAAGGCGCTCAACCCAGGATCTCCACGGTCGTACCCTCCGGGTACATCTCGGCAGGTTGTCCTCGCCAGAAGCAGGCGAAAGCCTGACCTAGTCGACGCGGCACCTTACCCGAGGCTCCCATGCCCGCGTTCCTGATGGTGACGAGGAAAGCCCCGAGCCCCGCATCTTTCCATTTAGTGCGCCGTATGAGCTTCGCATAGTCCGAGCTACTCGCCGCGAAAGCGACGACCGACGAGACGTCCCTACGTCCAGCCTCGCGAATCAGTAGATCTTCGAGCAACCCGCCAGGCCAGTCCGTTAAGCGCAGGATCTTGTTGTAGTCACCGATCGGTTCCTCGGCATGCAGCACCCCGTATCCACCGCTGAGAATGAGCAGTGGCGTGTCACGAGCTACCGCGTCGCGCAGCTCGCTTCCAGCAGTGGTGTAGAAGCCGCCGGTATACCGAAGCCAGGCAGGCAGCAACTGTCGTTCGTCTGCTTTCGCTGTCTCCAGATTGGACTGCCGTGCTGTCAGCAGATCGGATGGCCATGGGCTTTGCTGCCGAGAGCTCGGCTCGCCACCGGATTGTTTCCCCTTCGAGCAAGGAATCACCAGAAGAGTCTCGGCAGCAACAAGCTTTTGTAAGATCATTAGCCAGCCATCCGTCGACGCGGTGTTCCTGCAGGATAGCAATACCCATCAGAGCCGGACACCCTGGGCGAATGGTCAGGTACCGTCCAGGCTGGATCTCGTCAGCGGCATAACCGGCTGCTCGCCCAGCGCGAGATGAGACGACTCCGGTGGCCCGTGCGCGACCACGACCTGAACAAGATGCACGTCATCTCGGTCACCAGGTATCAGGTGTGGTCGCGCCGGGTGAAGCAGGGCGCCAGCGTCGACGCGAGGCGGCCGACGGATGGAGCATGCTTCGCTAACCCCTGAGCTTCACGGGCTCTGGCTGCTGGAGACGAGCCGTTGGAGGTCAGCGGTGACTACGCGATACGTGCTGCCTATACGAATGACCTTGCAAGGGAAGCGATTCTCGCGGGCGAGCTCGTAGGCGCGGGTTCGGCCGAGGCCGAGAGCGCGGGCGGCCGTCTCGATGGTGGTGGTAGTGGGGAGGGCCGCCAACTCCTCATGAGTCATCGGTTTCATGGTCACGCCTCCTGAGTGTTCGCGCGGCGATTGTCGAGGGGGGCGTTTTGTCCGCTGACCGCAGGCGGTATGAGGAGTGTCGGGTCGGTAATCGGTCTCGGGAAGTCGTTGGCCGCCGCTCTTACGCCAGCGTCGGCCTCGTACGTCTTGTCGCCGATGGCCGGGGACGCTGCGCCTCGACGGGTAGGTCGGGAGTGGACTGCATTGATGGTGGATTGCGCGTCGCTTAGGGCCGAGCAGAGAGCTTGGAGGTGGGGTCTTGCTTCAGCCAGGGCTCGGCCGTGGCGGCTCAGAACAGCAGCCAGGTCTTCACCGTGATCGTGACCGAGACGGTCGGCTCGCAGTTCTCGGAGGAAGAAGCGGTTGATCTGCTCGAGGAGCTGGTCAAGGCCGTAGACGGCCGCGCTAAGGTTGCCGAGGATGGTGTACGCAGTGGCGGGGAGTGTAAGGCTCGGAGGGCCGACGGAGGCGTGGTTGAGCTGGCGGACGTGTTCGTACAGGTTGGCCGCGAGACGCGTGGTGTCTTCGTCGTTACGAGCGGTCGGGGGAGCCTTCGTTTCGTCGGTCATGTGGGTCACTCCTTGTGGCCTTGGGGCACGTGCCGAGGCTGTGGTCCGTCATGGCTTCGCCTTCCTTGTGTGGTGGGGTGAGGGTGCGCAGGCTCGTCGTCTCGAACGCCGCACTGGCGCACATCTGCGTATCGTTACGCTTGTTTACGCTCCGTTAGTATGCGGTGGCGTCGGTCGTTACGCCACGACCGCTATCGGTGTGGCGCCAACTTCTCTGGTCGCTACTGCGATAGGCGGCGAGGGGCGGTGCGCGCCGGCGGTGTGGGCGCAGGCCCGGTAGATCGGTGGGAACGGTCTGCCTCCAGGTTGGGGAAGGGCAGAGGAAAGCCGGCGGCAGCGAGTCGCGCAGCGTTGTGCTCGGGTGTGTCGTTGGCCGGCACCCGGAACAACGTCGGGTTTGTCGGCCGTGGGGTCGGTTGGCGGAGTCGGGTGAGCTGGGCAGCAGCCTTACGGGCTGCAGCTGCTTGGGCGAAGCGTTGCTGCGATTGCCGGTGCTCCGCGATCGCTTCGATAAGGGCAGCGAGCTGCACGATCAGGTGGGAGAGGACGCCTGCGAGGCTCGGGCGATGACTGTGCGCCCCTCCGATCTGGGACAGAGCCAGAACCCGCGCAACCGTACGAAGGTTCGTGCCATAGGGCGTGGCGGGGGACTGGCGCGCGCAGGGTTCGCGAGCTGCTCGGTCATAGAAGTCGGCCGCGCGGGCGAGTTCCCGGTTGCCGGTGATGGCCGCGGTTACGTGTAAGACGTCGGAGGCCGCGGCTGCTAGGTCGGCACGAACGGCGGGGTCATGGATGTGGCGCATCTGCCAAGTAGCTGTCGCGGCGGCTCTTGCGGCCTGTTGGTAGGCGGCATCTCGCTCCTGGTGAGTCAGCTTCGCTTGGCTGAAAGAGCGCTGGCCGAAGTGCCTACCTTCATCGGGAGCCGACCAGCGGCAGCGGAGTTTTGGAAGGGTGAGGTTGGCGGCGAGCTTGCCGCCGGAAAACCAGACCGGCTGCCCCTCTCGGTTGGTGTGGCCCGGAAGCGCGACCGCGTAGCCCGTGATCTCCCCGGGAGTGCGGACGCTCTCGCGGGCCTTGACCAGCACTCCGGCCTGCTCAAGGGCGACGAAGAAGTCGTCCTCGGTCTCAGCTCCGGCAGCTGCGGTGGCAACGTGCCGGCGGAGGGTACTGCGGGGCGGTTCCGACCAGTTCTTTCGGTGAGCGAGTTCCGTCTCGGCTCGGGTTGGTCGGGGCGCTGCTGTGCGGTCGGCGGGTGCGGTTGGGGTTAGGCCGTAGCGGTTTTCGACAATGTGGCAGGCATGGGCGACCTTGAAGTAGTCGCGACGTAGGTTCGGGTTGCGTCCATCCTCGCGGGCCATGACGGCAACGAGATGGATGTGGTCATCGGCATGGCGGACCGCGATCCAGCGGCATGCCCTGTCATCACCTCGCGGCGCCAACCCGGTCTGGTGCATGACCTCCTCAGCAATGTCGGCCCAGTCTTCATCCGACAGGCGTCGGTCCGCCGGCGCTGCCCGGATCGAGCACTGCCAGATCGGCAAGGCAAGCGGCGTATGACGAAGCGTGTCGAGCGGAGAGGTCAGGACTCCCACCAGATGCCGATAGTCGCGGTCGCCTCTGCTGTCCGTGCCGGGCTCCAAAGCTATGGGCAGGCGGAACCCTGCAACAAGGTGGGGATCGACGTGCTCGTTACGTTTCCCTGGTCCGTAGAGGTACGACAGCAGTCGCGCGAGGCCTTGGCCGCGTGTCACTTTCCCGATCAACGCAGCAGCCGACCTACCTCAACAGACGAGGCGTCCACTCTCCGGAGAACCTTCTCCAGGTACGCTAACGAAGCGGATAGCTCCTGAGGAGCCCGTCCCGTTGCGTTCGCTATTCGGGCCAGTTGGTTGATGTTCACACCAATACGGTTCAGCTGTCGCGCAATACTGCGCAGTTCCTCACATAGCGCCAGGGTCGGTTGCTGTCCGAGCCTGTGCTGGCGAGTGGCTGCCTGAACGGTGTGGACGATAAATGTTCCGTAGGCAGCGCCCGCTCGATGGGCTGCCTCGCAGATCTCCTTGTACTCCTCTTCGCTTACTCGGAATCTCATCTCTCGATCTCGTCGACGCCCACCTGTGAGCTGCGAACGTCGTTGCAGCTTGCTCTGCCTGCTGACCTGCTCCTCGTCCGTGTTCCACCTCCTGCCGTACTCGTCGGACCGCGCCCGGTCGACTCAGCAAAGGGACGCGGTATGGAGCATCCTGGGTCCATACCGTGTCGCGACACGGCCCTACCTTGCAGCCCTCTATTAGGTCGCCCCTTCGACTCTACCGACTGAGGATATTCTCAGTCGGTAGAGCCCAAGCCGTGCCGAAGGGTGTCGTTCAGTGCCATCTAATTCAGGTTTTCAGAGAACAGGAGATACGTTATCTGCCCTCGAGGATGAGTGGGCTCCGCGACACTTGACTCCCGTAATTTTTCACGGGAGTCCCCGCGCAAGCACCCATAGCCGACCGGCAAGCAGTGCAGAGTCGCGGCGACATTCGGAACGGCAGCTGTTCGCTTCCGGCAGCCGCCGATGCCAGCTTCGCTGTCAGTCTCGGGCCGGAAGCCTCGATGTGGCCCTAACGCCGTCCGCGCCCGTCCACTCGTCCGCCGCGCGGCGGACGAGCCGTCCGCCGCTGTTTCGCAGCCGCCGTCCAAGCGGACGGAGCCGTCCACACCGGCGGACGGGCGCGGCGGGCCGTTGGTAGGGCGCTCGGGGCCAGCACGCACGGCCGAGGCAAGTCGTGCCTATCGCTTCCTCGCTGGAGGAGGCTCGGGAGCAAGCTGGGGATCGAGGCGCGGCCTCGCCAGCCAAGCGTGGCGGCGGGCTCGCTGGACAAATCCGCGAAGAGACT
The sequence above is a segment of the Actinomadura coerulea genome. Coding sequences within it:
- a CDS encoding EcsC family protein, which produces MIADGEAGKVAAYAKINKLVQALARRATWEQLNHNVVIKVVQKVFARFGFTLTKKKLGQVLPVIGIAFGAGANTIFLKRITDDAEHLYRERFLRERYGIEAEPDLVTTDADSREDVVMVEIVDAGILGEDNERERDDPMPATEGDERG
- a CDS encoding relaxase/mobilization nuclease domain-containing protein, whose amino-acid sequence is MIGKVTRGQGLARLLSYLYGPGKRNEHVDPHLVAGFRLPIALEPGTDSRGDRDYRHLVGVLTSPLDTLRHTPLALPIWQCSIRAAPADRRLSDEDWADIAEEVMHQTGLAPRGDDRACRWIAVRHADDHIHLVAVMAREDGRNPNLRRDYFKVAHACHIVENRYGLTPTAPADRTAAPRPTRAETELAHRKNWSEPPRSTLRRHVATAAAGAETEDDFFVALEQAGVLVKARESVRTPGEITGYAVALPGHTNREGQPVWFSGGKLAANLTLPKLRCRWSAPDEGRHFGQRSFSQAKLTHQERDAAYQQAARAAATATWQMRHIHDPAVRADLAAAASDVLHVTAAITGNRELARAADFYDRAAREPCARQSPATPYGTNLRTVARVLALSQIGGAHSHRPSLAGVLSHLIVQLAALIEAIAEHRQSQQRFAQAAAARKAAAQLTRLRQPTPRPTNPTLFRVPANDTPEHNAARLAAAGFPLPFPNLEADRSHRSTGPAPTPPARTAPRRLSQ
- a CDS encoding plasmid mobilization protein, which produces MQRRSQLTGGRRRDREMRFRVSEEEYKEICEAAHRAGAAYGTFIVHTVQAATRQHRLGQQPTLALCEELRSIARQLNRIGVNINQLARIANATGRAPQELSASLAYLEKVLRRVDASSVEVGRLLR